Proteins encoded in a region of the Desulfovermiculus halophilus DSM 18834 genome:
- a CDS encoding protein-L-isoaspartate(D-aspartate) O-methyltransferase, with protein sequence MHQVTSDMGHRRRGMVREQLLPQGITDEGVLKVLGRVPRHLFVDHALQAQAYSANALPIGYGQTISQPISVARMTQALQVQDGHCVLEIGTGSGYQAAVLAEMGAEVYSVERIKPLYLAALDRLTRLRYFQVKLKLDDGTLGWPENGPYDRILITAGGPKVPEPLLRQLADPGILVMPLEENGTQRIVRIRRERTRWYKQDMGPARFVSLIGTYGSRG encoded by the coding sequence ATGCATCAAGTAACGTCGGATATGGGCCATCGCAGGCGGGGCATGGTCAGGGAGCAGCTTCTGCCCCAGGGGATTACCGACGAAGGGGTCTTGAAGGTCCTGGGACGGGTCCCCAGGCATCTCTTTGTGGACCACGCCCTGCAGGCCCAGGCCTACAGCGCCAACGCCCTGCCCATCGGTTATGGGCAGACCATCTCCCAGCCCATAAGCGTGGCCAGAATGACCCAGGCCTTGCAGGTGCAAGATGGGCACTGCGTTCTGGAGATCGGTACCGGCTCCGGATATCAGGCTGCGGTCCTGGCCGAGATGGGCGCGGAGGTCTACAGCGTGGAACGGATAAAGCCCCTGTATCTGGCCGCCCTGGACCGGTTGACCAGATTGCGGTACTTTCAGGTCAAGCTGAAGCTGGACGACGGGACCCTGGGGTGGCCGGAAAACGGCCCGTACGACCGGATCCTGATAACGGCAGGCGGGCCGAAGGTCCCGGAGCCACTGCTGCGGCAGCTGGCAGATCCGGGCATCCTGGTCATGCCCCTGGAGGAAAACGGGACGCAGCGGATTGTGCGCATCCGCAGGGAGAGAACTCGGTGGTACAAACAGGACATGGGGCCGGCCCGTTTCGTCAGCTTGATCGGCACTTACGGCAGCCGGGGCTGA
- a CDS encoding type IV pilus twitching motility protein PilT — protein MAQIDAFFKMMHEVGASDLHLSTGSQPVIRLHGEMQRVKYKSLENEDLKTMLYEITPERKVKEFEETGDVDFSYEVPNLARYRVNFFQQRRGVAAVFREIPQTILSVDDLGLPPILKSMATLPKGLVLVTGPTGSGKSTTLAAVIDHANRERRDHILTIEDPIEFVHQPARCLINQREVGRDTKSFKAALRGALREDPDVILVGEMRDLETIELALEAAETGHLVFGTLHTISASKTVDRIIDAFPADQQGQIRSALSESLRAIVAQNLFKRVDTKGRVAALEILIATPAVRNLIRENKIFQLGTVIETGRKYGMQTLDDAIMTLLRDQIIDPEQAYNKAVNKAKFRDYLPEPPQDFTEV, from the coding sequence ATGGCCCAGATTGACGCTTTTTTCAAGATGATGCACGAGGTTGGGGCCTCGGATTTGCATCTGTCCACCGGATCGCAACCGGTCATCCGCCTGCACGGGGAAATGCAGCGGGTCAAGTACAAGAGCCTGGAGAACGAGGATCTCAAGACCATGCTCTATGAGATCACTCCGGAGCGCAAGGTGAAGGAGTTCGAGGAGACCGGAGACGTTGATTTTTCCTACGAGGTCCCCAATCTGGCCAGATACCGGGTCAATTTCTTCCAGCAGCGGCGGGGGGTGGCCGCGGTCTTTCGGGAGATCCCCCAGACCATTCTGTCCGTCGATGACCTGGGGCTGCCCCCGATTTTAAAGAGCATGGCCACATTGCCCAAGGGGCTGGTGCTGGTGACCGGCCCGACAGGATCGGGGAAGTCCACAACCCTGGCCGCGGTGATCGACCATGCCAATCGGGAACGGCGGGATCACATCCTGACCATCGAAGACCCCATCGAGTTTGTGCACCAGCCGGCCCGGTGCCTGATCAACCAGCGGGAGGTGGGCCGGGACACCAAGAGCTTCAAGGCCGCCCTGCGCGGTGCACTGCGCGAGGATCCGGACGTCATTCTGGTCGGCGAGATGCGGGATCTGGAGACCATTGAGCTGGCCCTGGAAGCCGCTGAGACCGGCCATCTGGTATTCGGCACCCTGCATACGATTTCGGCCTCCAAGACCGTGGACCGGATCATCGACGCCTTTCCCGCTGACCAGCAGGGCCAGATCCGCTCCGCCCTCTCCGAGTCTTTGCGGGCGATTGTGGCCCAGAACCTGTTCAAGCGGGTGGATACCAAGGGCCGGGTGGCGGCCCTGGAGATCCTTATCGCCACCCCGGCGGTCCGGAACCTTATCCGGGAGAACAAGATATTTCAGCTGGGTACGGTGATCGAGACCGGGCGCAAGTACGGGATGCAGACCCTGGACGATGCGATAATGACCCTGCTCCGGGACCAGATCATCGACCCGGAACAGGCGTACAACAAGGCGGTGAACAAGGCCAAGTTCAGGGACTATCTGCCCGAGCCGCCTCAGGACTTCACCGAGGTGTAG
- a CDS encoding FtsB family cell division protein, whose product MWSKIILATLVLVNILLIWAILGGSHGLQSYRRQKEVLGQVQSRLEQVREDNVRLSRRIRLLKKDTQYLEQMVRTRLHYVKGNEIIYLPAKKQASAGKQTTLPR is encoded by the coding sequence GTGTGGTCCAAGATTATTCTCGCAACCTTGGTCCTGGTGAATATCCTCTTGATTTGGGCTATCTTGGGCGGGAGCCACGGGCTTCAGAGCTACCGGCGGCAAAAGGAGGTCCTGGGCCAGGTCCAGTCCAGACTGGAGCAGGTGCGGGAGGACAATGTCCGGCTCAGTCGCAGGATCCGGTTGCTGAAAAAGGATACCCAGTATCTGGAGCAGATGGTCCGGACCAGACTGCACTATGTGAAGGGCAACGAGATCATCTATCTGCCAGCCAAAAAGCAGGCATCGGCCGGA
- the pgsA gene encoding CDP-diacylglycerol--glycerol-3-phosphate 3-phosphatidyltransferase, which produces MFNLANNLTLARILTIPFIVLLLYFPNKISCLIAMVIFILASLTDLFDGLLARRYNLVTSLGKFLDPLADKLLVVSVLIMLVHLGWLQAWIVILIIGREITVTGLRAIAADQGQVIAADRYGKLKTIIQVVALCPLILHYPWQGFDPNPLGMLLILAALALTLFSGGNYLYAFFQHNLSAGQGAEYR; this is translated from the coding sequence ATGTTCAATCTGGCCAATAACCTGACTCTTGCCCGCATCCTCACCATTCCGTTTATTGTCCTCCTGCTCTATTTTCCGAACAAAATCAGCTGCTTGATAGCCATGGTCATTTTTATCCTGGCCTCGCTGACCGACCTTTTTGACGGGCTCCTGGCCAGACGCTACAACCTGGTGACCAGCTTGGGCAAGTTCCTCGATCCCTTGGCTGACAAGCTCCTGGTGGTTTCCGTTTTGATCATGCTGGTTCACCTGGGCTGGCTGCAGGCCTGGATCGTGATCCTGATCATCGGCCGGGAGATTACGGTCACCGGGCTGCGGGCCATCGCTGCGGATCAGGGACAGGTGATCGCTGCGGACAGGTACGGAAAGCTGAAGACCATTATTCAGGTTGTGGCCCTGTGCCCACTCATCCTGCACTACCCGTGGCAGGGATTCGACCCCAATCCCCTGGGCATGCTCCTGATCCTGGCTGCTTTGGCCCTGACCCTGTTCTCCGGAGGCAATTACCTGTACGCCTTTTTTCAGCACAATCTGTCCGCTGGACAAGGGGCAGAGTACAGATGA
- a CDS encoding zinc-ribbon domain-containing protein, with amino-acid sequence MRLRCEHCQRSFDLPEEKVPQTSRFRFTCPACKEVNRIDLSNARDEQAEKDYDQAEAVEVSPVQVPPGTRLVLLLVADPGLREAVRSSFRSGGWEVIEVEDGPTGQAYLRSNRFHWVVVEDCPAGREVLAEVHRLPGHERREMNCVLIGDKAASFDRIAAFVAGVNCYLHPEHPSGLEQALEQAGEAFERHQRLWSSY; translated from the coding sequence ATGCGCTTGAGATGCGAACACTGCCAGCGAAGCTTTGATCTGCCCGAGGAAAAGGTCCCGCAGACATCCAGGTTCCGGTTCACCTGTCCGGCCTGCAAGGAGGTCAACCGGATAGATCTTTCCAATGCCCGCGACGAACAGGCGGAAAAGGACTACGACCAGGCCGAAGCCGTGGAGGTGTCCCCGGTCCAGGTCCCGCCGGGGACCCGTCTAGTGCTGCTTTTGGTTGCGGACCCCGGCCTGAGGGAGGCGGTCCGCTCCTCGTTCCGGTCCGGGGGATGGGAGGTCATTGAGGTTGAGGACGGACCCACGGGACAAGCCTATCTGCGGAGCAACCGGTTTCACTGGGTGGTTGTGGAGGACTGCCCCGCGGGGCGGGAGGTCCTGGCGGAGGTCCATCGGCTGCCCGGGCATGAGCGGCGGGAGATGAACTGCGTGCTGATCGGGGATAAGGCGGCAAGCTTTGACCGCATAGCTGCATTTGTGGCCGGGGTGAACTGCTATCTGCATCCGGAGCATCCCTCGGGCCTGGAGCAGGCCCTGGAACAGGCCGGTGAGGCCTTTGAGCGCCATCAACGGCTCTGGTCGTCTTATTAA
- a CDS encoding hydrogenase maturation protease, producing the protein MAYVMVLGLGDAVQQDKGVGIRAVRDLYREQWPDGVRFGDRRMLDSLSLSLEGVHGLLVLDAWQSGMEPGSLARLSLDQVMQRPGLVSDPALWRSLAFADVLGQDLQVVFLGLEAGQTACDLTLSPEVCDAYPRFLAAVREEIGSMLTHLDQHAAPAEAEALP; encoded by the coding sequence ATGGCCTACGTCATGGTATTGGGACTTGGAGATGCCGTTCAGCAGGACAAAGGGGTGGGCATTCGGGCCGTTCGCGATCTGTACCGGGAGCAGTGGCCGGACGGGGTGCGGTTCGGCGATCGGAGGATGCTTGACAGCTTATCCTTAAGCCTGGAGGGTGTGCACGGGCTGCTGGTCCTGGATGCCTGGCAATCCGGGATGGAGCCGGGCAGTCTGGCCCGTCTGAGTCTGGATCAGGTCATGCAGCGGCCGGGGTTGGTCTCTGATCCCGCTCTATGGCGCAGCCTGGCCTTCGCCGATGTTTTGGGCCAGGATCTGCAAGTGGTCTTTCTGGGGCTGGAGGCCGGGCAGACGGCCTGCGACCTGACCCTCTCCCCGGAGGTATGCGACGCCTATCCCCGGTTTTTGGCCGCGGTTCGGGAAGAGATCGGGTCCATGCTCACGCATCTGGACCAGCATGCGGCCCCTGCGGAAGCAGAGGCCTTGCCGTAG
- a CDS encoding type IV pilus twitching motility protein PilT, with amino-acid sequence MLRSDLDGYLAQILTQAPGLSDIHLSVGRPVMAEEQGALRELELNPDPGPLVPWQVESMACALMGQDPRLYQDLIQTGSCDLSYQLRDRARFRVNVFMQKGSLAVVMRKLATSIPTLSSLGLPGIFSDMAGETFGLILVTGATGSGKSTSLAALVDAINASRPVHILTLEDPVEFVHPHQAGLINQRELGRDFDAFASGLRAALRQAPKVILVGEIRDRETMAIALEASETGHLVLGTLHTSDAAQTINRIIGMFELSEERLIRGRLAESLKYVVSQRLVPTTDGGRIAALEILKNTIRIRELILQGEDAENTFSAVLEQSGTYGMQTFDQHLVQLYSNGRIGREMAMLHGSDKSKLGQMIDRIRSERGEKVTDIEHLELDLEYEKRGL; translated from the coding sequence ATGCTGCGTTCAGATTTGGATGGGTATCTGGCCCAGATCCTGACTCAGGCCCCCGGGCTCTCGGATATTCATCTCAGCGTCGGCAGGCCGGTGATGGCTGAGGAGCAGGGAGCCCTGCGCGAGCTGGAGCTGAATCCAGATCCTGGCCCCCTGGTCCCCTGGCAGGTGGAGAGCATGGCCTGCGCCCTTATGGGGCAGGATCCCCGGCTGTATCAGGATCTGATTCAGACCGGTTCCTGCGATTTGTCCTATCAGCTTCGGGACAGGGCCAGATTCCGGGTCAATGTCTTTATGCAGAAAGGGTCTCTGGCTGTGGTCATGCGCAAGCTGGCCACCTCCATCCCCACCCTGTCCTCCTTGGGACTGCCGGGCATATTCTCAGACATGGCCGGGGAAACCTTCGGTCTGATCCTGGTGACCGGCGCGACCGGAAGCGGAAAATCCACCTCCCTGGCCGCTCTGGTGGACGCCATCAATGCCTCCAGGCCGGTCCATATCCTGACCCTGGAGGATCCGGTGGAGTTCGTCCATCCCCATCAGGCCGGGCTGATCAATCAGCGGGAGCTGGGCCGGGACTTCGACGCCTTTGCGTCCGGGCTGCGGGCCGCACTGCGTCAGGCGCCCAAGGTCATCCTGGTGGGCGAGATCAGGGACCGGGAAACAATGGCCATTGCCCTGGAGGCCTCGGAAACCGGCCACCTGGTCTTGGGTACCCTGCATACATCGGATGCGGCCCAGACCATCAACCGGATCATCGGGATGTTCGAGCTCAGTGAGGAGCGGCTGATCCGGGGCAGGCTGGCGGAAAGCCTGAAGTACGTGGTCTCCCAGCGTCTGGTGCCCACAACCGATGGGGGCCGGATTGCGGCTTTGGAGATCCTGAAGAACACCATCCGCATCCGGGAGCTCATCCTGCAGGGGGAGGATGCAGAGAATACCTTTTCCGCTGTCCTGGAGCAGAGCGGGACCTATGGGATGCAGACCTTTGATCAGCATTTGGTCCAGCTGTACAGTAACGGGCGGATAGGCAGGGAGATGGCCATGCTTCACGGCTCGGACAAGTCCAAGCTGGGGCAGATGATCGACCGGATACGGTCCGAGCGGGGGGAAAAGGTAACTGACATCGAGCACCTGGAGTTGGATCTGGAGTACGAGAAACGGGGGCTGTAG
- a CDS encoding transglycosylase SLT domain-containing protein — MLGLVLAVAGFPRAGAAGTIYMYKDPRGVMHFTDLPRSEDYTPYCTWPDSNQVDRGRILSLIRTYSRQYGIDPGLVQAVVRVESNFSPTARSKAGAEGLMQLMPQTQQDMGVNRPMDIEDNIQGGVRYLHHLLDRFSSLELALAAYNAGPARVEAHGGVPPFPETQRYVRKVLSVYQDYSAKTREYVQSGQ, encoded by the coding sequence CTGCTTGGACTGGTCCTTGCAGTGGCGGGGTTTCCCCGGGCCGGTGCGGCCGGTACCATCTATATGTACAAAGATCCCCGCGGGGTGATGCATTTCACCGACCTGCCCAGATCAGAGGACTACACCCCGTATTGTACCTGGCCTGACTCTAATCAGGTGGACCGGGGGCGAATTCTGAGCCTGATCAGGACCTACAGCCGGCAATACGGGATCGATCCCGGCCTGGTTCAGGCCGTGGTTCGTGTGGAGTCCAATTTTTCGCCCACAGCCAGGTCCAAGGCCGGCGCAGAAGGACTGATGCAGCTCATGCCCCAGACCCAGCAGGACATGGGCGTGAACAGGCCGATGGACATCGAGGACAATATCCAGGGCGGGGTACGCTATCTGCATCACCTCCTGGACCGCTTCTCCAGCCTGGAGCTGGCCCTGGCCGCCTATAATGCAGGCCCGGCCAGGGTCGAGGCCCACGGCGGGGTTCCCCCTTTTCCGGAAACACAGCGCTATGTGCGGAAAGTGCTGTCCGTATATCAGGACTACTCAGCAAAGACGAGGGAATATGTTCAATCTGGCCAATAA